In a single window of the Biomphalaria glabrata chromosome 13, xgBioGlab47.1, whole genome shotgun sequence genome:
- the LOC106074312 gene encoding fibulin-1-like has translation MMMNIFGVLILMIQVLFRTEGQILNTTPLLKYTKLHINDSIYCLSQATANKRDAQNLCARFATELAFFDDDAEYKRVLNELLTYKRNEYFIIRINCHQGLDVSKLQRLYWKKSVNLDAQILAPNMSLNWLKPECCAAMQNSSLESLVYRDCLEATDFLCKAPPECPAGGTNCLPLNCGECLEGYAADTTNLSCVDVDECQLNVSKCTQGCNNTEGSYKCWCDDGYRLSSDNVTCNDVNECDEGAHNCSQSCNNTKGGYFCGCYPGYRLDTDHFSCNDVDECKNVTCEHNCTNVGGSFICVCHHGYRLNLTDRTSCDDIDECKEAEVRCSRECSSVMIKVDPTCLACSRGHPLCDHDCHNTKGSYECSCRAGYSLNTIDNKSCHVNGECGPSNATTCMGSNPIKDKAVNKTKTIRAALRKTRACSKKVSRKVLFGYFWVVLVILAVSSLFYTFFMH, from the exons ATGATGATGAATATTTTTGGAGTTTTGATTTTGATGATTCAAGTGCTTTTTCGGACTGAAG GCCAGATTTTAAACACCACGCCACTTTTGAAATACACCAAGCTACACATTAACGATAGTATCTACTGCCTATCACAAGCCACTGCCAACAAGCGAGATGCCCAGAATCTTTGTGCCAGATTCGCAACTGAATTGGCATTCTTTGACGACGATGCGGAATATAAAAGAGTACTGAATGAGCTGCTAACCTACAAGAGAAATGAATATTTCATCATCAGGATTAATTGTCATCAAGGTCTGGACGTGTCCAAGTTGCAGAGGCTTTACTGGAAAAAGAGCGTCAATTTAGATGCTCAAATATTGGCTCCTAATATGTCTTTGAATTGGTTAAAGCCGGAGTGCTGTGCAGCTATGCAGAATTCCTCGTTGGAGAGTTTGGTTTACAGAGATTGCTTAGAGGCAACGGATTTCCTGTGTAAGGCTCCCCCAGAGTGTCCTGCTGGCGGTACCAACTGCTTGCCGTTGAACTGTGGAGAATGTTTGGAAGGGTACGCCGCTGACACCACTAACTTATCTTGTGTCGATGTCGACGAGTGTCAGCTCAATGTATCCAAATGTACGCAGGGTTGCAACAACACCGAAGGCAGCTACAAATGCTGGTGCGATGACGGATATAGATTATCTTCAGACAACGTTACATGTAATGATGTCAACGAGTGCGATGAAGGGGCTCATAACTGTTCTCAGAGCTGCAACAACACAAAGGGTGGCTACTTTTGTGGTTGCTACCCTGGCTACCGCCTGGACACTGACCACTTCTCCTGCAATGACGTTGACGAGTGTAAGAACGTCACATGTGAACACAACTGCACTAACGTTGGAGGATCCTTTATCTGCGTGTGTCATCATGGTTACCGCCTGAATCTCACGGACCGTACCTCGTGTGACGATATCGATGAATGCAAAGAAGCTGAGGTCAGATGCAGCCGAGAATGTAGTTCAGTGATGATCAAAGTCGACCCGACTTGCTTGGCTTGCTCACGGGGTCATCCTCTCTGCGACCACGACTGCCACAACACCAAGGGCTCCTACGAATGCAGCTGCAGAGCTGGCTACAGCTTGAACACAATAGACAACAAGAGCTGCCATGTTAATGGAGAATGCGGTCCAAGCAACGCCACCACGTGCATGGGTTCCAACCCCATTAAAGACAAAGCGGTGAACAAGACCAAGACGATCAGAGCTGCCTTGAGAAAAACCCGAGCTTGCTCAAAAAAGGTCTCTCGCAAGGTCCTGTTTGGATACTTTTGGGTTGTATTGGTTATTTTGGCTGTTTCGTCACTTTTTTATACCTTTTTTATGCATTAG
- the LOC106060778 gene encoding uncharacterized protein LOC106060778: protein MVAMGFLSYLVLCCVLGVTLGQSDTGGFVCPKEGLYVNPYDCGSYYQCATGLSSPYVMHCAPGSYFDEDLGNCVAMNDVKCNGRPSKDSSGIQSVSTRQTNIQFPNTNLGKSVTLRLNSRQNGPLLRSDQCAEIGRQLTRYLKTLVSTYEPSCTVNSACQQNLPFFKVECQTTTGRVIV from the exons ATGGTCGCAATGGGTTTCCTTTCTTACTTAG TCCTGTGTTGTGTGTTGGGTGTGACGCTAGGTCAAAGTGACACCGGCGGGTTCGTGTGTCCGAAAGAAGGTCTCTACGTTAACCCGTATGACTGTGGGAGTTACTACCAGTGCGCTACTGGCCTTAGTTCTCCTTACGTCATGCACTGCGCTCCAG GCAGCTATTTTGATGAGGACTTGGGCAACTGCGTCGCTATGAATGACGTCAAATGCAACGGCAGGCCCTCCAAAGATTCTTCTGGCATCCAGTCGGTATCTACCCGCCAGACCAACATTCAATTTCCCAACACAA ATCTTGGCAAGAGTGTGACCCTAAGATTAAACAGCCGACAAAATGGCCCTTTGCTTCGAAGTGACCAGTGCGCAGAGATAGGGCGTCAGTTGACCCGGTACCTCAAGACCCTGGTCAGCACCTATGAACCATCGTGTACAG TCAATTCAGCCTGCCAACAGAACTTGCCGTTTTTCAAAGTTGAGTGTCAGACTACAACCGGACGAGTTATTGTCTAG